TAGATGTTAATTTTATTAGATTACTCATGAGGAATTTTGTAGCCATGGACGACAACTACACCATCATTATCGCGGACGATCATCCCTTATTTCGCAATGCGCTTTTTCAATCCATTCATATGGCGATCAGCGGAGCCAATCTACTCGAAGCCGATTCTCTAGATGCACTCTTAACCGTATTAGAAAAAGAGCCCGATCCCGACTTATTATTACTCGATCTTAAAATGCCGGGCAGTAACGGAATGTCTGGTTTAATTCACCTTCGCTCTCAATATCCAGACCTGCCTATTGTGGTTGTCTCTGCCAGCGAAGAAAGCAGCATTGTCTCTCAAGCAAAGAGCCATGGGGCTTTTGGCTTTATTCCAAAATCAAGTGACATGCGATCATTAATTTCAGCGTTGAACCAAATTTTGGCAGGGGATTCTTATTTTCCAGAAGGCTCAATTAAAAACAACCAGGCGTGTGATGATCTCGCGACAAGAATCAGCAGTCTTACTCCTCAGCAATATAAAGTGCTTGGTATGCTGTCAGATGGCCTACTCAACAAGCAAATTGCGTATGATTTAGACGTATCAGAAGCAACGATCAAAGCTCACATGACCGCAATTTTTCGAAAATTAGGCGTAAAAAATCGTACTCAAGCGGTTATTTTTCTACAACAGACTGAAAGTTAACCTCGATATAACACTCTAGCCTATAAATTAAGGTAATCTATAGGTCTCTTTTGTATCCCTCTGTTTAACTTAACTCTGGGAGAGTTCATGATAAGTATCCTCGTTACTCAATTCGTTGTTCTTTGGGCTGTTATCGATCCTATCGGTTCAGTACCTGTCTATCTTTCACAAACTCAACATTTATCAGCCAAACAAAGAAAAGCGGTCGCACTAAAAGCCGTTGCGATTGCAACCTCTGTGCTGTTATTTTTCCTCGTTATAGGTCAGTTACTATTAGAAGCAATGCAAATCCCTTTGCCCGCGTTCCAAGTTGCTGGTGGATTGGTTCTTCTTATCTTTGCCTTAACGATGATTTTTGGTGAAAGCAAACCAGAACAAGAACAAAAATTGAGTGAAGACATCAGTCATTCTGACTTAGCTAATTTGGCAGTGTACCCATTAGCTATTCCATCGATCGCCTCTCCTGGCGCCATGATGGCCATCGTAATGTTAACTGACAATTCTCGTTATTCTTTTATAGATCAGTCAATTACTGCCGCGGTAATGATTGTTGTGCTGATCATTACCTTATGTTTATTACTTGGTGCGACCTTTATCCATAAAATTATTGGCAATGTTGGTGCTGCAATAATTAGCCGTGTAATGGGGTTAATCTTAGCGGCAGTGGCGGTCAATAATCTTCTTATGGGGATTAAAAATTTCTACTTTTAATGAATACCGATGCCTTAGACCTTGGTATCAATTAACATAAATACAACATAATAAAATCACAGCCCACCTCACATAAAACGCTCATATATTGGGTAATGCCGTTCACTTAAGGGTGAATGGCATTCTTGTTTCTGGCATATCGTTGAGGTCTTGGTTTTACCATTCGAGGGAATGTTCTTTCCCTTCGCCTATCAAGTATTAAGCTTTCAGCCATCTGGTGGAAGCCTTTTAATTGTCGAGGGATCGCTCCTGGCGTTGAGTATGGTAAACCAACTAATAATGCAGATACATGAGCAAGTGTCCCATTAAAACTCAATTGATAAGGGAGATAATTTCCTTTTAAATTAAAGCAAAGCTCTACCATTTGGTAGCGAATTAAATTATAAGTCAACAAGATACCCCATAGTTCTTGTTTCACTAATTCAGGCAGACGGCTTCGTAGTGTTAAGCGATTTCCTAACATGTATTGTTTCTGCTCTCGGTAACCCAATTCTATTTCCCAACGATGCTCATAAAGACCGACTATATCTTTCAATGGGTAACGTAATGGGTCAATCATTGACGTCAGAACTTGATAATCTTTTCCTTTAATTTTTCGAGTCACGAGACGAGCAGTCATCGTTTCAGGTAAATTAGAAAACAGTTTTCTTGCTCTTGGGTTACTCCGAAGAATAACAAGTTTGTCATTACGACCTAGCGATCGAATTATTTCATATTGAGTATTTTTTTTAAGGGGAATAAGCCAGTGACGCTCTGAGCCTGTCATCTGCCATTTATGTAGTAATCCTAATGAATAGAACCCCTTATCGAACATAGTTACGCTATGGTCAGGTGTACTATCTATTAACTTCTCTGCCAATATCATTTCATTTGTATTGTAATTATCGAAAGCGCTCGCTGTAATAAGATGACTGCTTAGCTCCATTTGGCAAACCATTCTTACCTGTGGATATTGAGTTCCTTTTTGGCGAGAAAAAGCCTCTTCATTTTTCTGGTTATCAGGTGCTCTCCATACAACACCATCAACGCCTAAGAGAGTTAGTCCATTCCATTTAGGAAGATTAGCACTCTTAAGCCAGGAACTTGTCATTCGCTCAAAGACTGCTTTCATTGCTGCTTCACCTAGATTTTTTCGGCGCTGAGTAAGGGCACTAGGAGCGACAAAAGCTTTACCTGTACGGTCTACAATATCAAGCTGATTAACTAAATCCTTCATGGATTTATTGTTATAGATAGCCATACCAACAAGTAACCATACCATTGATTCAAGAGTAAGCTTTCGCTTCCTCATCGTCACCGTATCAGTGAGAGAATAAGCCTCATCAATCAGATGGATTGGAAGTAAATCAGCGAGAGTCTCTACGTTGCTAGGTTTCCAGTCATTGATTATGTTTAGAGCTTGAGAAACATCCATAAAAAAATCCAAGTGCATAAAATACACTTGGATTTTGACATCTAAAAAGGATCGGTCAACCGATCATATTTACCTTAAATGATCGGCATTACTCATATATTGGGCGTTTTTCTTTATCTGCTCGACTAAAGTTGCACTGTTTTCTTTTCTTCTCGCTGCTAATCTCTTTTTGGTTACATATTACTAACATTAAAAAGGAGCCGGCTATGGCGTTCGAAACAAAAGAACAAGCACAAGCCTATTGGAAGGAAAATCTAAGGATAATGGGTGGACTACTCTTCGTCTGGTTTGCTGTCTCATTTGGTGCAGGCATTTTATTTGTCGATGCTCTGGATACGATTCAAATTGGGGGCTTTAAATTGGGCTTCTGGTTTGCACAACAAGGTTCAATTTATACCTTTGTTGCCCTGATCTTTATCTATGTGGTTCGCATGAACTCACTGGATAAAAAATACAACGTACAAGAAGACTAGAGGAATTAGCATGGATATCCAAACTTGGACGTTTATATTAGTAGGTATCACTTTCACCCTTTATATCGGTATTGCGATATGGGCAAGAGCAGGATCAACCAGTGAATTCTATGTGGCTGGCGGAGGGGTTCACCCTATTGCTAATGGCATGGCAACCGCCGTTGACTGGATGTCGGCTGCATCATTTATCTCAATGGCAGGTATCATTTCATTTGTTGGTTATGATGGGACTGTTTATTTAATGGGTTGGACTGGCGGTTATGTTTTATTAGCTTTATGTCTTGCGCCTTATTTACGTAAATTTGGTAAGTTTACGGTGCCAGATTTTATTGGCGAACGTTATTACTCACGAACCGCTCGTATGGTTGCGGTGTTCTGTGCCATCTTTGTCTCTTTCACGTATGTGGCAGGACAAATGCGTGGTGTTGGTGTGGTGTTCTCTCGGTTCCTAGAAGTTGATATCAACGTCGGCATCATCATTGGTATGGGTATCGTATTTTTCTATGCGGTATTAGGCGGTATGAAAGGCATCACTTATACGCAGGTAGCTCAATTCTGTGTCCTCATTTTCGCCTTCCTTGTTCCTGCTGTTTTCACCTCAATTATGATGACAGATAACGTTTTCCCTCAACTTGGTATGGGCTCAACCGTTACCGGCTCTGAAGTTTATTTACTGGATAAACTGGATGGATTAACCACTGAACTTGGTTTTACACCATACACTGATGGCTCTAAGAGCATGGTTGATGTGTTCTTTATCTGTGCTGCACTAATGGTTGGTACAGCAGGGCTTCCTCACGTAATTATTCGTTTCTTCACGGTTCCTCGTGTTAAAGATGCACGTATCTCTGCAGGTTGGGCTTTACTGTTTATTTCATTCTTATACACCACTGCACCTGCGGTTGCCGCGTTTGCTCGTGTAAATATGATTGAAACCATTAATGGAACCGACAACCAAGGGGTTGCCGCTGCGGATGCACCGAGTTGGTATAAAAACTGGGAAGACACAGGTCTAGTTGCTTGGGAAGATAAAAATGGCGATGGCAAGATGTTCTATTCTGGTGATGAGCGTAATGAAATGGACATCAACCGAGATATTATTGTTCTAGCATCTCCTGAACTGGCAAACTTACCAAACTGGGTTGTTGCATTGCTAGCAGCCGGTGGTTTAGCGGCGGCATTATCTACGGCGGCAGGTCTGCTACTGGTTATCTCAACCTCTATCTCTCATGATTTATTGAAAAAAGGCTTTAAGCCAGACATGACCGATAAGCAAGAGCTACTCGCAGCCCGCCTTGCTGCCATCGTTGCCATCATTGGTGCTGGTTACTTAGGGATAAACCCGCCGGGCTTTGTCGCACAGGTGGTCGCCTTCTCCTTCGGTTTAGCAGCAGCTTCTTTCTTCCCTGCCATTATCTTAGGTATTTTCTATAAGAAGATGAATAAGGAAGGCGCCATTGCAGGCATGGTTTCTGGTGTGGTGTTCACTACAGCTTATATCGTTTACTTTAAATTCATTAATCCAGCAGCAAGCACACCAGACAACTGGTGGTTTGGTATCAGCCCTGAAGGGATCGGTACGCTAGGTATGTGTCTAAACTTTATTGTTTCGATTGCTGTGAATAAAGTCACCGCTGAAGTACCACAAGATGTTCAAGATCTGGTTGAGTCGATTCGTTATCCTAAAGGTGCCGGTGAAGCTCAGGATCATTAATCTGATAATGTTCAGTTTAATAACGTCAGAAAAATAATTTGGCTGATATGAAAAGGGAGTTAGTTATGCTAGCTCCCTTCTTTTATGATTAGTCCTAAACCGCTGAGGTAGTATGGCGATTTAACACAGACCTTAATTTTAACGGTTTGACTGGCTTTGCAATAAAACCAAAACCATTACTTTTAATACTTTCTAGTAAATCCTCAGTTTTATCTGCACTGATCATTACCCCTTCAAAGTTATTTCCTAAACGTAAGCGGCATTGTTGTAATACTTCTAAGCCGGTTCGGTCGTTATCCAATCGGTAATCTGAGAAGATGACATCGGGTACCCAACCCTCTTCTAAGCAACGTAAACTGCCCATCAAATCCGTCGCCGTTTTGACTTCACAACCCCAACGTTCAAGTAGCGATTCCATACCAATCAAAATATCGGGTTCATTATCCACACACAACACACGAACCGAACTTAATGGCAATTCAGGCTTTTGGGTTATGGTAGGCGCATCGCTTTCAAGCACCACACCACGATCCAATGTGACAGAAAATACAGAGCCGTTATTCACCCATGAACGCAGAGAAATAGTATGCCCGAGCACATGAGAGATCCCTCTCGCAATCGCTAACCCTAATCCTAATCCTTGATCAGCTCTGCTTTGATCGACACGAGTAAACTCTTCAAAAATGGCTTGTTGTTTTTCTTCTGGAATACCAATACCACTGTCCCATACATCCAGACGAATTTTACCTTCGATTCTTCTCGCACCCAGTACCACTTTGCCTTCGGGGTTATATCGAAAGGCGTTGGTTAAGAAGTTCTGTAATACTCGACGTAATAATTTCGGATCGGATTCCACCACCACATCAGAATGAATCACTGAAAAATCGATGCCTTGTTGTTTTGCTAACGCACCAAATTCGGCTTCTAAATTAGAGAGCATATGGTGGAGTGAAAAACCGTGAACATTGGTTTCTAACTTACCCGCTTCTAAACGAGAAATATCCAATAAATCGCCGATTAACTCTTCTGCCGCCCCTAATGCACTTTCAATATGCCCTGATATTTTCTTTGTCTCACCGTCTTTAGCGACTTCGCTTAATGAAGACGCAAACAAGCGAGCGGCATTCAAGGGCTGCATTAAATCATGACTCACCGCCGCTAATAATCGTGTTTTTGAGTGCGAGGCTTTTTCTGCACTTTGGGTAGCGCCCACCAATCTCTGATTCAATTTTTCTAATTCTTTGGTTCGTTCATGCACTCGAAATTCTAGGCTTTCATTGGTTTCTTTTAGGGCTTTTTCTGCCTGTCTAAATACCGTGATGTCGGTAAAGCTCATCACAAAACCACCGTTTGGCATCGGGTTACCTTGCACTTCAATAACCTGTCCATCTGCTCGAATTCGAGAAGAAACGTGTCGAGTGCCTCGCTCTAAATGCTCAACTCGTCGCTTAACATGCACTTCAGGATCACCCGGCCCACAAAGCCCTTGTTCTGCATTATGTCGGATAACATCCGCTATCGGACGCCCGACTTGAATAAGTCCTGCTGGAAACGTAAATAACTCTAAATAGCGTTGATTCCATGCCACTAGCTTCATCTGCTTATCAACCACAGCAATGCCTTGGCTTATGTGTTCGATCGCTCCTTGCAATAACCCACGACTAAAATCATAAAGTTCAGAAGCCTCATCAACAATGGTTGCGACCTCTTCAAGTTGCATATTTCGTCCCTGCAAAGCAGACGTCAGTACCAAGCGAGAAGAAGAGGCACCAAATACTCCGGCGAGCACTCTCTCTGTATGACGAATCAATTGAGAGCTGGCTTGTTGCTGTGGAAGTAACGCATCACCATGCTGCTGAGCAAACTGACGAAATGCTTTTCTTGCTCTTTTTCGCCCGACAAAACGGGACGCTAACATTTCAAGTTCAGCCACTGTCACGCGAGTTTGGTATACGCTTACATCCTCACTTTCAGGCAAGGGAGCACCAACAAAAGCCGCGGCTTGTAAACGCTCACTTAACGACGCTCGAGTAACAGAAGAAACAAAAATGAACAACATGGCATTCAAACTTAAGCTCAACATCATTCCCCAATCGGACGTTTTAACTTCCAGATTTTGCAGCCAATTAGGCGGAGTAATGATCCACAATAAAAAATTATTCTCAGCACTGCCCGCTAACATTTGCGTCTGACTCATCAGCGTGATTAACCACAGCACAAAGCCAATCGCCAAACCCGCATAGACTCCTTTTTTATTTCCTTGTCGCCAATACAAACCACCAATAAGTGCTGGTGCAAATTGCGCGATTGCAGCAAACGCCAATAACCCAATAACAGAAAGAGAATCGATTGAATCCAACGCTTGATAAAAACCCCATGCGCCAACTAATAATAGAACTATCAATAACCGACGAATCGTCACTAATAATTTAGAAAAATGCCCAAAGGTTCGAGACGTGGTTCTTACTCTACGTAAGAGTAAAGGCAAGACTAAATCATTCGAAACCATAATCGCAAGTGCAATGGTCGAGACGATCACCATCCCACTCGCCGCTGAAGTCCCTCCAACAAAAGCAAGTAATGCCATGTGTTCAGCGCCAATAGACAATGGCACGCTAATGACAAAAGAGTCACTAACGCCACCAGAGAGCAATCCCTGTCCTGCCCATGAGATAGGTAAGACAAATAATCCCATCAATAATAAATAAAGAGGAAAGACCCAGCGTGCAGTTCTTAAGTCTTGCGCTTGTTCATTCTCCACCACTGTTGTGTGGAACTGACGAGGCAAACAAATTATCGCCGCCATCGTTAATAACGTATGAAACAATAAGGTAATTAGATTAGGCGATTGATAGGTGTCTTTTGCTACGGTAATCAGATCGACCGTTGGCTCTGAATACGCCAAATATAAAATGAACCCACCAACCGAAAGAAAGGCAACAAGCTTAACAATGGATTCAAAGGCCACTGCCATCATCAATCCACGATGATGTTCAGTGGTATCTATATGTCGAGTACCAAATAGAATAGTAAAAATCGCTAATGCACCACTGACAAACCAAGAAATGTGGCCATCTTGATAACCTAAATCCTGAGCTAAATTAGGAGCAACAAGATCGAGCCCCATGGTGATCCCTCGTAATTGCAACGCAATATAAGGAAGAATACCAATCACCGCAATGACCGTAATCACACCGGCTAAACCTTGAGATTTACCGTAACGAGCCGCAATAAAATCAGCAATGGACGTAATGTGCTCTCGCTTTGCAATCAGAATAATTCGGGCTAAAAAACGCCATGCAAAAACAAACACAAGAATGGGGGCAAGATAAATAGGAAGAAAAGACCACGGGTTGCTAGTGGCTTGGCCTACCGTGCCATAAAAGGTCCAAGAGGTGCAGTAAACCGCAATAGAAAGACTGTAAATCCACGGGCGATAACGCGATAACCACCCTTTTTGACGATCACCATACCAGGCAATTAAAAATAGCAATCCTAAATAAGCCAGCGAAACTGGCACGACGATCCATCCTTGTGTCATCACTCATCCTTGGTGATACCACTCTCAGTTCTGAGCATAAAAAACGCCAGAGTGGTACGAATATTCTGTCGCACCAGTCTAACGTTTTATTATTACTTCGCTTTTATCCAAGCCAACAAATGTGATTAGGACCTATTTATCTTTTACTTTATCCAGCTTAATCATTAAGGCAAAGGCACCCATCACTGCCATACCCCAGAAAATATGCGCTCCCCACACTTCATAACCCCAACCACTTAATGTTGTCATTAAGGCAATAAAGGCACCAAGCGGAATCGCATTATATAAGGCTTGTAGTGGGATCATTTTGTTTTGAGGGAATTTTTGAATGTATTGAATGGCGGCCAAATGTGCCATCGCAAAGGTCACACCATGCAGTGCTTGAACTAATATTAATGCCGATAACTCTGTCGTTGCCGCCGTTAATCCCCAGCGGATCATGACACCAACGGCTGCCACTTTAAATAAAGTCGAGACTTTCCATCCCGCGAACAATTGTCTACTAAAAGCAAACACCAACACTTCAGCGACGACACCTAAGCTCCACAAATAACCAATGGTACTTTCTTCATAGCCTGACGCTTTCCAATAAATAGAGCTGAAACTGTAATACGCGGCATGGCTACCTTGAATTAACGACACCAAAATAATAAATTTTAATACCGGAGCTTCACGAAGTAAGGCCAATAGTTTAGGGTGAGTTTGGTCTTCTTCCGAGACTGACACTGGCATTGGATTTGGATTACGCATCACTAAGAATAATGCCGCTAAAATACCAGCAATCGCAGTGTACACAATCATGTCGGTGCCAAAGCCTGACACTAGGTAACCCACGACCGTTGAGCCGGCAATAAAGCTGACTGAACCCCATAAACGAGTTCGACCATAATCTAATAATTTATTTTTCGCATAATAATTCGTCATTGCATCGGAGAGAGGAATCGCCGGACCACAGGACAAATTAAACAACACGGTGACAAATGCCATCCACCAGAAGTTGCCGCCATTAATAAGAAACAACCCAAGTGCAATCAAGGAGGCAAACGTTAATGCACGCAGGGCCGGAATTAAATATTCAACTTTATGTAAGCGAGGAGTGATCACTAAGTTCGCCACACAACGCGTCGCAAATCCCAAACCAATTAAAACACCAATATCTCCTGCTGATACCCCTTGGTCGGCAAACCACAGCGCCCAAAAAGGCAAATACACACCATAGGCAAAAAAGAACCCTCCAAAATATTGAGAGATCCAAGCAAAGGGAGAAACGCGTACCATGACAATGTCCAAAGGGAATAAAAAAGAGGCCGTCATTATAGCATCCTATTGATTTATAAAAAGGGAAAACAGAACAGAAGAAAAATGCACCTTTTAAAATGTGATAAACCCGAGATTTTAGAACTTTATGGGTAGACTAAAGTCGTCTTCATACTGTGCCTTTTTTTAGCCAAAATAGTAAAAAGGAACGCACAGAGGATGGGTTATGCCAAACAATATTGATCTCACCATTGCACCCTTCAATAAATTAAACGACAGACAGAAAAAGACGTTAATTAATCATCTTGATATTGCGTATTTTCGGCATGGCGACACGTTACTTTATCAAGGTCAGCCTTCTGAACATCTTTTCATTATCATTAAGGGCATTGTTGAAGAACGATCCAGCAGTAATGGAGAAATTTACGCTCATTATACGAATGACGATATTTTTGACGTACGATCTCAACTCGAACAACCCGTAAAACATACTTATCAAGCCATTGAAGATACCTTGTGCCACCTGCTGCCTACCGCCATTTTCCTTACTCTTTATCATGAAAACACAGAGTTCGCCGCTTATTTCAATAGCAGTTTGGCCACACGAAAAGCGTTAATGACACAAGCTCATCAACAGCAAAACTTAGCGGAGTTTATTCTCACCAAAATAGATAACGAAACCATTCAACCCAGTTTAGTTGTTGATTGGAATACCTCATTACAACAAGTCACTCAATTATTAAAAGACAAGGCAGTGGATGCATTATTTGTTGAACTAAACCAATACGATACTCGCCATAAATCGAATACTGCGCATTTACCGATTGGGATAATTACTCGAACAGATTTACTGCACGCTCTTATGCTCGAAGGCTATTCTCCTAATCATCCGGTAGGTCCAATAACCACTTACCCGATAGTAAGTATCAAAAAATACGATTATTTGTTCAATGCCATGACACTAATGACCCGCCACCACGTGAAACGAGTGGCGGTTATTGAAGAAAATAAATTGATCGGTATGTTAGATATGACTCAAATATTGAGCTTATTTTCCACCCACTACCATGTACTCACATTGAGAATTGCTCGAGCACAAACCATTGATGAACTCGCTTTGGCGGCCAACAGCCAAGCACAGTTAGTTGAAACGCTTCTTAACAATGGAATTCGTACCCGTTTTATTATGGAATTGATTTCTACCATTAATGAACAAATTATAGAAAAAGCATTTAATCTCACCGTGCCTAAAGCTCTGCATGATCATTGCTGCTTGATCGTGATGGGATCAGAAGGAAGAGGCGAACAAATTCTTAAAACCGATCAAGACAATGCCTTAATCATTAAAGAAGGATTAAAGTGGCATCAATGCCATGAACTGATGAAGAAGTTCACTCACACCCTGCTGCAGCTAGGCTATCCATTATGCAAAGGGAATATCATGGTCAGCAATGCGCATTGGGTAAAAACTGAACGTGAATGGCAACATTACATCACCAAATTAAGCACCGAATATAACGGTGAAAACATGATGCACCTTGCTATTTTATCGGATGCTCATGCCGTTGCGGGAAATCACCAATTACTTTCTCCTCTAAAACATTTATTAACTCAGAAGATGCAAGAAAATGAGCTCGCACTCAGTATCTTTGCCAGCCCTGCATTGCAATTTATTGTGCCATTAACTCTATTCGGAAAAGTAAAAAACAAAAAAGAAGGCATTGATATTAAACAAGGTGGCATTTTCCCTATCGTTCACGGAATTCGAACTCTCAGCTTAGAACATGGTATTACCGACACAAACACATTTACTCGTATTGAACTTCTTTGCCAACAGAACATCCTTGAATCCACAACAGCAGAAAATTTGAGTGAAGCTCTAAAGCTATTTTTTAAATTACGCTTACGCCACCAGTTAGAAGAAGTAAACCCAATGCCCAGTAATCAAATTCACATTCAACGATTAGATAGAAGTGAACGTGATTTACTTCGCCACAGTTTACA
The Aliivibrio salmonicida LFI1238 genome window above contains:
- a CDS encoding DUF294 nucleotidyltransferase-like domain-containing protein, encoding MPNNIDLTIAPFNKLNDRQKKTLINHLDIAYFRHGDTLLYQGQPSEHLFIIIKGIVEERSSSNGEIYAHYTNDDIFDVRSQLEQPVKHTYQAIEDTLCHLLPTAIFLTLYHENTEFAAYFNSSLATRKALMTQAHQQQNLAEFILTKIDNETIQPSLVVDWNTSLQQVTQLLKDKAVDALFVELNQYDTRHKSNTAHLPIGIITRTDLLHALMLEGYSPNHPVGPITTYPIVSIKKYDYLFNAMTLMTRHHVKRVAVIEENKLIGMLDMTQILSLFSTHYHVLTLRIARAQTIDELALAANSQAQLVETLLNNGIRTRFIMELISTINEQIIEKAFNLTVPKALHDHCCLIVMGSEGRGEQILKTDQDNALIIKEGLKWHQCHELMKKFTHTLLQLGYPLCKGNIMVSNAHWVKTEREWQHYITKLSTEYNGENMMHLAILSDAHAVAGNHQLLSPLKHLLTQKMQENELALSIFASPALQFIVPLTLFGKVKNKKEGIDIKQGGIFPIVHGIRTLSLEHGITDTNTFTRIELLCQQNILESTTAENLSEALKLFFKLRLRHQLEEVNPMPSNQIHIQRLDRSERDLLRHSLHIVKKFKEWLGYHYQIRD
- a CDS encoding DUF4212 domain-containing protein — encoded protein: MAFETKEQAQAYWKENLRIMGGLLFVWFAVSFGAGILFVDALDTIQIGGFKLGFWFAQQGSIYTFVALIFIYVVRMNSLDKKYNVQED
- a CDS encoding 3-phenylpropionate MFS transporter codes for the protein MVRVSPFAWISQYFGGFFFAYGVYLPFWALWFADQGVSAGDIGVLIGLGFATRCVANLVITPRLHKVEYLIPALRALTFASLIALGLFLINGGNFWWMAFVTVLFNLSCGPAIPLSDAMTNYYAKNKLLDYGRTRLWGSVSFIAGSTVVGYLVSGFGTDMIVYTAIAGILAALFLVMRNPNPMPVSVSEEDQTHPKLLALLREAPVLKFIILVSLIQGSHAAYYSFSSIYWKASGYEESTIGYLWSLGVVAEVLVFAFSRQLFAGWKVSTLFKVAAVGVMIRWGLTAATTELSALILVQALHGVTFAMAHLAAIQYIQKFPQNKMIPLQALYNAIPLGAFIALMTTLSGWGYEVWGAHIFWGMAVMGAFALMIKLDKVKDK
- a CDS encoding PAS domain-containing hybrid sensor histidine kinase/response regulator, with protein sequence MTQGWIVVPVSLAYLGLLFLIAWYGDRQKGWLSRYRPWIYSLSIAVYCTSWTFYGTVGQATSNPWSFLPIYLAPILVFVFAWRFLARIILIAKREHITSIADFIAARYGKSQGLAGVITVIAVIGILPYIALQLRGITMGLDLVAPNLAQDLGYQDGHISWFVSGALAIFTILFGTRHIDTTEHHRGLMMAVAFESIVKLVAFLSVGGFILYLAYSEPTVDLITVAKDTYQSPNLITLLFHTLLTMAAIICLPRQFHTTVVENEQAQDLRTARWVFPLYLLLMGLFVLPISWAGQGLLSGGVSDSFVISVPLSIGAEHMALLAFVGGTSAASGMVIVSTIALAIMVSNDLVLPLLLRRVRTTSRTFGHFSKLLVTIRRLLIVLLLVGAWGFYQALDSIDSLSVIGLLAFAAIAQFAPALIGGLYWRQGNKKGVYAGLAIGFVLWLITLMSQTQMLAGSAENNFLLWIITPPNWLQNLEVKTSDWGMMLSLSLNAMLFIFVSSVTRASLSERLQAAAFVGAPLPESEDVSVYQTRVTVAELEMLASRFVGRKRARKAFRQFAQQHGDALLPQQQASSQLIRHTERVLAGVFGASSSRLVLTSALQGRNMQLEEVATIVDEASELYDFSRGLLQGAIEHISQGIAVVDKQMKLVAWNQRYLELFTFPAGLIQVGRPIADVIRHNAEQGLCGPGDPEVHVKRRVEHLERGTRHVSSRIRADGQVIEVQGNPMPNGGFVMSFTDITVFRQAEKALKETNESLEFRVHERTKELEKLNQRLVGATQSAEKASHSKTRLLAAVSHDLMQPLNAARLFASSLSEVAKDGETKKISGHIESALGAAEELIGDLLDISRLEAGKLETNVHGFSLHHMLSNLEAEFGALAKQQGIDFSVIHSDVVVESDPKLLRRVLQNFLTNAFRYNPEGKVVLGARRIEGKIRLDVWDSGIGIPEEKQQAIFEEFTRVDQSRADQGLGLGLAIARGISHVLGHTISLRSWVNNGSVFSVTLDRGVVLESDAPTITQKPELPLSSVRVLCVDNEPDILIGMESLLERWGCEVKTATDLMGSLRCLEEGWVPDVIFSDYRLDNDRTGLEVLQQCRLRLGNNFEGVMISADKTEDLLESIKSNGFGFIAKPVKPLKLRSVLNRHTTSAV
- a CDS encoding sodium:solute symporter family protein, with product MDIQTWTFILVGITFTLYIGIAIWARAGSTSEFYVAGGGVHPIANGMATAVDWMSAASFISMAGIISFVGYDGTVYLMGWTGGYVLLALCLAPYLRKFGKFTVPDFIGERYYSRTARMVAVFCAIFVSFTYVAGQMRGVGVVFSRFLEVDINVGIIIGMGIVFFYAVLGGMKGITYTQVAQFCVLIFAFLVPAVFTSIMMTDNVFPQLGMGSTVTGSEVYLLDKLDGLTTELGFTPYTDGSKSMVDVFFICAALMVGTAGLPHVIIRFFTVPRVKDARISAGWALLFISFLYTTAPAVAAFARVNMIETINGTDNQGVAAADAPSWYKNWEDTGLVAWEDKNGDGKMFYSGDERNEMDINRDIIVLASPELANLPNWVVALLAAGGLAAALSTAAGLLLVISTSISHDLLKKGFKPDMTDKQELLAARLAAIVAIIGAGYLGINPPGFVAQVVAFSFGLAAASFFPAIILGIFYKKMNKEGAIAGMVSGVVFTTAYIVYFKFINPAASTPDNWWFGISPEGIGTLGMCLNFIVSIAVNKVTAEVPQDVQDLVESIRYPKGAGEAQDH
- a CDS encoding IS4 family transposase yields the protein MDVSQALNIINDWKPSNVETLADLLPIHLIDEAYSLTDTVTMRKRKLTLESMVWLLVGMAIYNNKSMKDLVNQLDIVDRTGKAFVAPSALTQRRKNLGEAAMKAVFERMTSSWLKSANLPKWNGLTLLGVDGVVWRAPDNQKNEEAFSRQKGTQYPQVRMVCQMELSSHLITASAFDNYNTNEMILAEKLIDSTPDHSVTMFDKGFYSLGLLHKWQMTGSERHWLIPLKKNTQYEIIRSLGRNDKLVILRSNPRARKLFSNLPETMTARLVTRKIKGKDYQVLTSMIDPLRYPLKDIVGLYEHRWEIELGYREQKQYMLGNRLTLRSRLPELVKQELWGILLTYNLIRYQMVELCFNLKGNYLPYQLSFNGTLAHVSALLVGLPYSTPGAIPRQLKGFHQMAESLILDRRRERTFPRMVKPRPQRYARNKNAIHP
- a CDS encoding response regulator, which codes for MDDNYTIIIADDHPLFRNALFQSIHMAISGANLLEADSLDALLTVLEKEPDPDLLLLDLKMPGSNGMSGLIHLRSQYPDLPIVVVSASEESSIVSQAKSHGAFGFIPKSSDMRSLISALNQILAGDSYFPEGSIKNNQACDDLATRISSLTPQQYKVLGMLSDGLLNKQIAYDLDVSEATIKAHMTAIFRKLGVKNRTQAVIFLQQTES
- a CDS encoding MarC family protein, whose product is MISILVTQFVVLWAVIDPIGSVPVYLSQTQHLSAKQRKAVALKAVAIATSVLLFFLVIGQLLLEAMQIPLPAFQVAGGLVLLIFALTMIFGESKPEQEQKLSEDISHSDLANLAVYPLAIPSIASPGAMMAIVMLTDNSRYSFIDQSITAAVMIVVLIITLCLLLGATFIHKIIGNVGAAIISRVMGLILAAVAVNNLLMGIKNFYF